The Thermosynechococcus sp. HN-54 DNA segment TCTTTTTGGTCATTGGTACCAAGACCTGTGGCTACTTTTTGCAGAATGCGATGGGGGTGATGATTTTTGCTGAACCCCGTTATGCCATGGCGGAGCTAGAAGAGGGAGATATTTCGGCGCAACTCAATGATTATGAAGAGCTAAAGCGCCTCTGCCTCCAAATTAAGCGCGATCGCAACCCCAGCGTGATTGTTTGGATTGGCACCTGCACCACGGAAATTATCAAAATGGACTTGGAAGGCTTGGCTCCCAAGCTCGAAGCAGAAATTGGCATCCCCATTGTCGTAGCGCGTGCCAATGGTCTCGACTATGCCTTTACCCAAGGGGAAGATACGGTGCTCGCTGCCATGGCGGCTCGCTGCCCCACGCCCACTGCCGTCAACGATGTCGAAGAACGCAACCCCATCCAGCGCCTACTGAACTTTGGCAAGAAAAAAGAAGAAGTCCAAGCCGAAGCCAGCCACGACCACAATCACCCGCCCCTTGTCCTGTTTGGCTCATTACCCGATCCCGTGGTCACTCAGCTCACCCTCGAACTTAAAAAACAAGGCATCAAAGTCTCCGGCTGGCTGCCTGCCAAACGCTATACCGAGCTACCAATCATTGACGAGGGCTACTACGTAGCTGGGGTAAATCCCTTTCTCAGTCGGACGGCTACGACCCTGATCCGTCGCCGCAAATGCAAACTGATCCCTGCCCCATTTCCCATTGGTCCAGATGGCACCCGCGCTTGGATTGAGCACATTTGTGCCGCGTTTGGGATTCAACCCCAAGGCCTAGCCGAGCGGGAAGCCGAGACCTGGGAAAAACTCAGCGATTACCTTGAACTCGTGCGCGGCAAATCCGTGTTCTTCATGGGCGACAATCTCCTAGAGATCTCCTTGGCACGGTTCCTGATTCGCTGTGGCATGCGGGTACTGGAAATTGGCATTCCCTACATGGACAAACGCTACCAAGCGGCCGAACTTGCTCTCCTGAGCCAAACCTGTGCCGAGATGGGACATCCCCTACCCACCATTGTTGAAAAACCCGATAACTACAACCAGCTCCAGCGCATTAAGGCGCTCCAACCCGATCTGGTGATTACGGGCATGGCCCATGCGAATCCCCTCGAAGCCCGTGGCATCAGCACCAAGTGGTCCGTGGAATTCACCTTTGCCCAAATTCATGGCTTTGGCAATGCCCGCGACATCTTGGAACTCGTCACCCGTCCTCTGCGGCGTAATCAAGCCCTTGCAGGCTTAGGCTGGCAAAAACTGGTTACCAGCTAAAAAAATGAACCCCCTCTGAACATCCTCGGAGGGGGCGAGCCATGCTCAGCAGAGTTAGCGCTGTCGTGGAGGCTGGAGAATCTGATTTTGGATGGCTGGCGGCATACTCCCCGGTGTTGGCGTGTACTGATAGCCAAACCCCGCATTCTGAGTGTCATCAACAATCTTTGGTGTCACCATCACCACCAGTTCATTGCGTTGACGCTGGTTGCTCTCCCGGCGGAACAGCCGCCCCAACAGGGGAATATCACCAAGAATCGGAATCTTCGTGACTAGTGAGCGATCCTGATCTTGA contains these protein-coding regions:
- a CDS encoding ferredoxin:protochlorophyllide reductase (ATP-dependent) subunit N; amino-acid sequence: MTATAPNALNFECETGNYHTFCPISCVAWLYQKIEDSFFLVIGTKTCGYFLQNAMGVMIFAEPRYAMAELEEGDISAQLNDYEELKRLCLQIKRDRNPSVIVWIGTCTTEIIKMDLEGLAPKLEAEIGIPIVVARANGLDYAFTQGEDTVLAAMAARCPTPTAVNDVEERNPIQRLLNFGKKKEEVQAEASHDHNHPPLVLFGSLPDPVVTQLTLELKKQGIKVSGWLPAKRYTELPIIDEGYYVAGVNPFLSRTATTLIRRRKCKLIPAPFPIGPDGTRAWIEHICAAFGIQPQGLAEREAETWEKLSDYLELVRGKSVFFMGDNLLEISLARFLIRCGMRVLEIGIPYMDKRYQAAELALLSQTCAEMGHPLPTIVEKPDNYNQLQRIKALQPDLVITGMAHANPLEARGISTKWSVEFTFAQIHGFGNARDILELVTRPLRRNQALAGLGWQKLVTS